AGATGATACacagtaggttttttttaattctttacaTAACAGAAGAATAGAAAACAAACAAGACTAATAACACAACTAAGGCAGTGCAATAAATTAACAATGTACAGTACAAAGTGCTTCATCttatatacatttaaatacatAGCGAGGGCAGCAATTGAAAGCTAGAGTTGAATTCCAATGGGTTGCCAAATATAAAAAACAGACATGGATAATGAAACTTTATGGTCCTTtgttgttaactcattggctgttaaTGAccacgatagacatccaatccattttgactggtaaaATGGGTGTCTATTATAGTAAATGGCAAggaatgagttaaaaagaattAACTTAGATGCTCATGAACTCATTTACTTTTAGACCATTTGGACAGATCTTTCGATAGCCCTAGAATATTGGGTTCTAAGATTATGTCCaccaaatatacaaaataaaataaaagacatactTCTTTCACAGGAAATTGAAATTTTGATTATACCATGTTTGTTCTTCAGTAGAAAGGAACGCTCTTTTAACTATAAGTCGTCAATTGACTTTGAAGGCATTTTTGGTTGCTTTACGTTTACCTTACATTTCAACAGTTTTCATTCTATAgatgagcaaaaaaataattacagagAATGTAATTACAGCAAATGTATTTAACGGTGAAATTTGGCAATTCTAACTTGCAAAATAACAGTTCTGGTCTCATGTATAACAGGGAAAAACAACACCACATGCTTTTGGTGTGTCATTAGTGAAGTAAAAGACTCAAACTGTTTTTGTCGATATAGCTGGTGAGAGTTAGTGAAAATTTGTGATCTGCGAGCTGTGGTGAAATAAAGAAATGATGTGATTTGTGTCATGATAAAGCCGCTTGAgcgtgtagtggttcactcgcctgcgTTCTGTGCCGGCAAGCGTCGGATCGATCCCCgctcggtggcggtgtgattgtgattgcgaatggttgtctgtctctatatGCCCCCTACGTCTGACTGGCATCCAGTCTAGGGTTGTAGTCTGTCTTTCGATccaagtcagctgagataggtcCCAGCAACCCCTGCGAGGATGTACGGTAAATGTGTCATGATGTTCTCTGTGGTAGTTACAACCAACTCTGTGAGATCACACATGTAAATTGATGATTCCaaaggtctttaaaaaaacaatgtagccATATCCATCAATATTGGCTGCATAAAATGTTGCCAATGACCttggtataaaaaaatgaaacatcagACCCTTCCTTACCACCCTATTTGACAAAGAGAGACTTGTCAATGCCAGTGATCTCAgtgcatttaaaacaaaaaaaatgtcagaattgGAGAGATGTCTTTGCCTTAATTTTCACAGAATTAATTTGAGATTTTCTATTTTGTAGGGGAGGGGAATTACAACTTGTGTCATTGACTTAACCTCATCACGAATCGGTATGACCCAATGTACTCCAGGGTGGCTCAGTGCTTCTTGCCAGGCTTGAGGGTCTTGCGTCGTCCAACGGCGCTCTCGTTCCTCCCTCTAGTGCCTCTTCGCTTGACGCAGAAGAACTTGGTCAAAGTCTTCTTGCATTGTTCACACTTGACCGCGCAGCACCAGTGGAACTTACAGTTACAACTTGATACCAACTCAGCCTTGCGCTCTTCTACGGCCAGGCCGCACTCGCCGCAAAGCCTCTTGCAACTGCGCTTCTCCCACTTGCTCAAGTTCTTGCCCTTTTTCAGGCATTCACGGCCTTCGGTGCCCGGCAGCCCCAAAGTGCGATTTTCCAGGCAGTAGTCAGGCGAGTCCTCCAGATGGACCAGCTCCTTATGGGAGATGGAGCTGAAGGTCTCAGCCACTGCCCCCCGGCCGGCAGCGCTGTTTCCGCCCCCGCGTAAGAGATCCACCTTCAGTGCTCTGTGGTATTTCTCCTTCAGGTAGTTGCCCACCTCCCTGAATTCGGGCAGCTGCAGCCAGCAGGTCTGTGTGGTACAGCTCCCCGACACCCCGTGGCATTTGCATGTCTTCTGCATGGTCCCCTTCACCGCCTGCAATTGGGAGaaaccaggattttttttctccataattGCCGTTACCTGCTGTACTTTTAGTTaccattttttctctctccttgaACATTGTGTCTTAAATAACACAATATTTTATTGATGGATTTTTAACTAGCATCATGCTTCCTTGTTTCAGACATTTGTTTTGCTCAGTGGCCTTGATCATCTTGATGAAgttgccactttttcagagtctATACCTGCTAGCATCAGTGTCCATTATCCAACAATACCACAAAAGAACCATTTATGGCTGGGTGTTTTGACAGAAAAACAAGGGAGGGAGTGGGTTAACCGCAATTTGCTACGACGAAGCTTCTATGTTAACATGCTGCTATCTAAGTTCATTAGGCACTATATGGATTTTATTGCTGATAGGCTCTGTTCACTGTTAtacgcaacaacaacaaaagaatttaaaaaaaatagacaaacaaaACTGAAACTCCATAGCTTGTGCCACTGTATTTGAATCATAGTGTTTGGGCATATATATTACACGACAACTGCATGATGATATCGGAGGATACCTTTGTTTTAGCGTTATTAATTGCATGACATTTTCTCCTTAAAACCGTTAGTGCAGCCACTCTAGAGTCGACATGCAgcagttcattttaatttaaaataactgaaactggtattgtaaaaaatatatatatgtcagAATGACACCTACAGGCACAGAAACTATAAGACACATGCATGTAAAATATGACGTGCTGTATAGCTCAACATGTCAAAAACTAAAGTGGTCTAGcggcaacacaaaaaaatatctttgcttgatattttatatttaagcgAAACAACGAACAAAAGGGTACAACTCACATTACGATAACTCGCATAAAACCACATCTATTTTCAAACAGTAGGGATATTTTGG
Above is a window of Stigmatopora argus isolate UIUO_Sarg chromosome 11, RoL_Sarg_1.0, whole genome shotgun sequence DNA encoding:
- the wnt8b gene encoding protein Wnt-8b, giving the protein MFMHLEACFYIFILLAHMRSYCCWSVNNFLMTGPKAYLIYSSSVAAGAQSGIEECKYQFAWDRWNCPERALQLSTHSGLRSANRETAFVHAISSAGVMYTLTRNCSMGDFDNCGCDDSRNGQRGGHGWLWGGCSDNVGFAEAIAKQFVDALETGQDARAAMNLHNNEAGRKAVKGTMQKTCKCHGVSGSCTTQTCWLQLPEFREVGNYLKEKYHRALKVDLLRGGGNSAAGRGAVAETFSSISHKELVHLEDSPDYCLENRTLGLPGTEGRECLKKGKNLSKWEKRSCKRLCGECGLAVEERKAELVSSCNCKFHWCCAVKCEQCKKTLTKFFCVKRRGTRGRNESAVGRRKTLKPGKKH